The DNA region GTCTACTACTACATCGCTCCGCAGGTGTGGGCCTGGGGACGGTGGCGGCTACGGGCATTGGCGCGGACGGTTAACCTCTTGGTGGTCGCCTTTCCGTTTGAGGTGGAGCTCTTTCAGCGTGCGGGGATTCGCTGCGCATTCGTTGGACATCCCCTGATGGATGAGCCTCAGCTGGCTGCACCTCCGCCCGACCCAGAGCACCGGCCTCTTCAGGTCGCACTGCTTCCGGGAAGCCGACCACAGGAGCTGCAGTATCACCTCCCTCTGCTGCGCCGGGTAGTCCGGCTCCTGGAGCGGGAGCTGTCGCAAGTGCGGTTCTGTGCTCTGCTTCCTCCGACACTGCCTCGGGAGCACTTCCCTAGCGTGGAGGAGCCGTGGGAGTGGCAGCAAGACGCATATGCTCTGCTCCTCCACAGCCGCGTGGGGGTAGTGAAGCTGGGTACTTCGACGCTGGAGGCAGCGCTGTGCGGCATGCCGTTCGTGGCATTCTACCGGACGTCGTGGGTGTCGTATACAATTGCCCGGGCTCTCGTGCAGATCCCTTCTGTGGTGATGGTCAATCTCCTGCTCGGTGACACCGTGGTACCGGAGTTGTTGCAGTCCCGCGCCCAACCGGCGGCGTTGGCGCGGGCAGTGATGCAACTGCTGGAACCCGAAGCTGCTCGGCGGCAGTGGGAGCACTTCTTGCGACTCCGCACATTGTTAGGCGAGCCGGGAGTTGCACAGCGTGCTGCGGCCCTGATTGCCGAGCACCTCTCCGCTAGAAGGAACACCTGACTCTCTACCCTCAGGAGTCCTTGCGCGGGAGGCTACGTACTACAAAGGCAGCCAGCAGAAGTAGTTGCCCTACAAACGCGATGGCACGGAGGAGTCTAGTGAGGCTTCCTCAGGAGGCGGCGCCTGGTATGTCCCAGCAGGGTAACAGCGTCCAAATGAGGCAGCGTGGCGGCCCTCACGGTCTGTAGGTGAGCCTATGAGCCGTCGTAAGGAATAGGAGGCGCTCAATGCGGATTGCTCGGAGTGCTCAAACTCTGCCGTGGGCTTGCCAAACTCGAATCATGCCTTTGCTTTGTCAGTAGCTCAGTGCTGGATTGGGGATGTCGTCCGTGAGCACTGGAATTGGGTCGTGCGGACCCGGTGGGCAGGACAAAATCGCCGTGGCACGGCGGCGTTAATTTTGCGTTGAGGCTACTCTGGAGAGGGCCTTTGCCATGTCGCGCCCGGCAGAAACACCGTTGATGCGGCAGTACCGGCAGATCAAGCAGCAGTATCCGGACACGATCGTGCTCTTCCGGCTGGGGGACTTCTACGAGACGTTCGAGGAGGATGCTGCTATCACTGCTCGGGTCTGTGGGATCGCGTTGACACGCCGAAACAACGGTGCTGCGGGGGATGTCCCTATGGCGGGCTTCCCGCATCACCAGTTGGATACCTACTTGCCAAAGCTCGTGCGAGCAGGCTATAGGGTAGCGGTCTGCGA from Candidatus Kapaibacterium sp. includes:
- the lpxB gene encoding lipid-A-disaccharide synthase, producing MRRRIFLVAGDPSGERYAARLMAAWRQLDPAVEFFGIGGPQMEAQGLHSLVPLHRISVVGFWEVARRYGFFRHLLRLCEATIRSHSVDAVVLVDYPGFNLRLAQRARRAGVPVYYYIAPQVWAWGRWRLRALARTVNLLVVAFPFEVELFQRAGIRCAFVGHPLMDEPQLAAPPPDPEHRPLQVALLPGSRPQELQYHLPLLRRVVRLLERELSQVRFCALLPPTLPREHFPSVEEPWEWQQDAYALLLHSRVGVVKLGTSTLEAALCGMPFVAFYRTSWVSYTIARALVQIPSVVMVNLLLGDTVVPELLQSRAQPAALARAVMQLLEPEAARRQWEHFLRLRTLLGEPGVAQRAAALIAEHLSARRNT